In the genome of Pseudomonas sp. LBUM920, one region contains:
- a CDS encoding IclR family transcriptional regulator, translating into MQENAHIPVKDAAPTGTQTLLRGLGVVQAVAAGARDLKEIARRIGTTRSTTHRLASCLVEERYLRVVPQVGYLLGPKLIELGFQAREELPLVSLAVPYLDELSALTGDTIHLAIREYDDVLYLHKNPGRNGPEMRSRVGHRMPLARTGVGKAMLLDDSVQEWQRLYEASLPAGGKSQQWPQHPEQSWAQFEQRMREYVAGGYAFDLEDNEPSIRCVAAPVRDASRRIVAGISIASTVPYMPLEKMAELIPVIKQVAARLSAELGAKA; encoded by the coding sequence ATGCAGGAAAACGCCCACATCCCCGTCAAAGACGCCGCGCCCACCGGCACCCAGACTCTGTTGCGTGGCCTGGGCGTGGTACAGGCAGTGGCGGCCGGTGCGCGGGATCTGAAAGAGATCGCCCGGCGCATCGGCACCACCCGCAGCACCACCCACCGCCTGGCCAGTTGCCTGGTGGAGGAGCGTTACCTGCGCGTGGTGCCGCAAGTCGGTTACCTGTTGGGGCCCAAGCTGATCGAGTTGGGCTTCCAGGCCCGTGAAGAATTGCCGTTGGTGAGCCTGGCGGTGCCGTATCTGGATGAGTTGTCGGCGCTGACCGGCGACACCATCCACCTGGCGATTCGCGAATACGACGACGTGCTTTACCTGCACAAGAATCCCGGCCGTAACGGTCCGGAAATGCGCTCGCGGGTGGGCCATCGCATGCCACTGGCGCGCACGGGTGTGGGCAAGGCAATGTTGCTGGACGACTCGGTGCAGGAGTGGCAGCGCCTGTATGAAGCCAGCCTTCCGGCCGGTGGCAAGAGCCAGCAGTGGCCGCAGCACCCGGAGCAATCCTGGGCGCAGTTCGAGCAGCGCATGCGTGAATACGTGGCGGGGGGTTATGCGTTCGATCTGGAAGACAACGAACCGTCGATCCGTTGTGTGGCGGCACCGGTGCGCGATGCCAGCCGGCGAATCGTCGCCGGCATCAGCATCGCCAGTACCGTGCCCTACATGCCGCTGGAAAAAATGGCCGAGCTGATCCCTGTGATCAAACAGGTCGCAGCGCGGCTGTCAGCGGAGTTGGGCGCGAAGGCCTGA
- a CDS encoding electron transfer flavoprotein-ubiquinone oxidoreductase, which translates to MEREYMEFDVVIVGAGPAGLSAACRLKQKAAEAGKEISVCVVEKGSEVGAHILSGAVFEPRALNELFPDWKALGAPLNTPVVRDDIYVLRSPEAATKVPDFFVPKTMHNEGNYIISLGNLCRWLAQQAENLGVEVYPGFAAQEALFDENGVVRGIITGDLGVDREGHPKEGVYTPGMELRGKYTLFAEGCRGHIGKQLIQRFNLDSDADAQHYGIGLKEIWEIDPAKHQPGLVVHTAGWPLDIMSNENTGGSFLYHLENNQVVVGLIVDLSYSNTFLSPFDEFQRLKHHPVLAQYLEGGKRVSYGARALAKGGINSLPKMVFKGGALIGCDLGTMNVAKIKGSHTAMKSGMLAADAVAERLFAESEGGDELTNYVDSFKASWLYEELFASRNFGPAMHKFGPILGAGFNWFDQNILGGKMPFTLHDTKPDYACLKLAKDSKKIDYPKPDGKLSFDKLSSVFISGTNHEEEQPCHLKLKDPSIPIGTNLPLYDEPAQRYCPAGVYEVITKEDGEKRFQINAQNCVHCKTCDIKDPSQNITWVTPEGAGGPTYPNM; encoded by the coding sequence GTGGAACGCGAATACATGGAATTCGACGTGGTCATCGTCGGCGCTGGCCCGGCAGGCCTGTCTGCCGCCTGCCGACTGAAGCAGAAGGCCGCCGAAGCCGGTAAAGAAATCAGCGTCTGCGTGGTCGAGAAAGGCTCCGAAGTCGGCGCACACATCCTTTCCGGTGCGGTGTTTGAACCCCGCGCCCTGAACGAACTGTTCCCGGACTGGAAAGCACTTGGCGCCCCGCTCAACACGCCCGTGGTGCGCGATGACATCTATGTACTGCGCAGCCCGGAAGCCGCCACCAAGGTTCCCGACTTCTTTGTGCCCAAGACCATGCACAACGAAGGCAACTACATCATCTCCCTGGGCAACCTGTGCCGCTGGCTGGCCCAGCAGGCTGAGAACCTGGGTGTGGAAGTCTACCCAGGCTTCGCCGCTCAAGAAGCACTGTTCGACGAAAACGGCGTGGTCCGCGGGATCATCACCGGCGACCTCGGCGTCGACCGTGAAGGCCATCCAAAAGAAGGCGTCTATACCCCAGGCATGGAGCTGCGTGGCAAGTACACGCTGTTCGCCGAAGGCTGCCGTGGCCACATCGGCAAGCAACTGATCCAGCGCTTCAACCTGGACAGCGACGCCGACGCCCAGCACTACGGCATCGGCTTGAAAGAAATCTGGGAAATCGACCCTGCCAAGCACCAGCCTGGCCTGGTGGTACACACCGCCGGTTGGCCGCTGGACATCATGAGCAACGAGAACACGGGCGGTTCTTTCCTCTATCACCTGGAAAACAACCAGGTGGTCGTGGGTCTGATCGTCGACCTGTCCTACAGCAACACGTTCCTGTCGCCATTCGATGAGTTCCAGCGCCTCAAGCATCACCCGGTGCTGGCCCAGTACCTGGAAGGCGGCAAGCGCGTCAGCTACGGCGCGCGTGCCTTGGCCAAAGGCGGCATCAACTCGTTGCCGAAGATGGTCTTCAAAGGCGGCGCCTTGATCGGCTGCGACCTGGGCACCATGAACGTGGCCAAGATCAAGGGCAGCCACACCGCGATGAAGTCCGGCATGCTCGCCGCCGACGCGGTGGCCGAACGCCTGTTCGCCGAGTCTGAAGGCGGCGACGAACTGACCAACTACGTCGACAGCTTCAAAGCCAGCTGGCTCTACGAAGAACTGTTCGCCAGCCGCAACTTCGGCCCGGCGATGCACAAGTTCGGCCCGATCCTGGGTGCCGGCTTCAACTGGTTCGACCAGAACATCCTCGGCGGCAAAATGCCGTTCACCTTGCACGACACCAAGCCGGACTACGCCTGCCTGAAGCTCGCCAAGGACAGCAAGAAGATCGACTACCCAAAACCCGACGGCAAGCTGAGCTTCGACAAGCTGAGCTCGGTGTTCATCTCCGGTACCAACCACGAAGAAGAACAGCCGTGCCACTTGAAGCTCAAAGACCCAAGCATCCCGATCGGCACCAACCTGCCGCTCTACGATGAACCGGCGCAGCGCTACTGCCCGGCCGGCGTGTATGAAGTGATCACCAAGGAAGACGGCGAGAAGCGCTTCCAGATCAATGCCCAGAACTGCGTGCACTGCAAGACCTGTGACATCAAGGACCCTTCGCAGAACATTACGTGGGTGACGCCGGAAGGCGCGGGCGGGCCGACTTATCCGAATATGTAA
- a CDS encoding ABC transporter substrate-binding protein — MDSRPVVLALTLGLALLPSLALAAGKCERLVITGSPDAPPLLWRDPQDPTHLIGATADVLQQVAKELGLKVDLLYGGKRALALDEVRSGRMDILADAPLNLGELESLDYIHPALMQIDYLVWTRKDSALVYATAADLHGQKGAVSERARLSADFDTFAGQQLNLQRFPTLTPAFQKLLLGEVDYVLAGRYSGMAMAQTLGMSNDLIAREVPVDQPGLYLAISHNSACNDPWLRGQLAKKMTELPASGVVQAAMQRNLERWKAQLQQPVGTPAK, encoded by the coding sequence ATGGATTCGCGTCCCGTAGTGCTGGCACTGACCCTTGGATTGGCGTTACTGCCAAGCCTGGCGCTGGCCGCCGGCAAATGTGAGCGCCTGGTGATCACCGGCAGCCCGGACGCACCGCCGTTGTTATGGCGCGACCCACAAGACCCGACGCACCTGATCGGCGCCACCGCCGATGTGTTGCAACAAGTGGCCAAAGAGCTGGGGCTTAAAGTCGACCTGCTCTATGGCGGCAAACGCGCCCTGGCCCTGGACGAAGTGCGCAGTGGGCGCATGGATATTCTTGCCGATGCACCGTTGAACCTGGGTGAGTTGGAAAGCCTTGATTACATCCACCCAGCCTTGATGCAGATCGACTACCTGGTCTGGACCCGCAAGGATTCGGCGCTGGTCTATGCCACGGCGGCCGACCTGCACGGCCAAAAGGGCGCAGTCTCGGAACGCGCGCGCTTGAGTGCCGATTTCGACACCTTCGCCGGCCAACAGCTCAACCTGCAACGCTTTCCCACCTTGACGCCGGCCTTTCAAAAACTGCTGCTGGGGGAAGTGGACTACGTGCTCGCCGGGCGTTATTCGGGCATGGCCATGGCCCAGACTCTGGGCATGAGCAATGACCTGATCGCACGTGAAGTGCCTGTCGATCAGCCCGGCTTGTACCTGGCGATTTCCCACAACTCGGCCTGCAATGATCCGTGGCTGCGCGGACAGCTGGCCAAAAAGATGACAGAATTGCCCGCGTCCGGTGTGGTGCAAGCAGCAATGCAGCGCAACCTCGAGCGCTGGAAAGCGCAATTGCAGCAACCCGTCGGCACCCCAGCAAAGTAA
- a CDS encoding electron transfer flavoprotein subunit alpha/FixB family protein: MTILVIAEHDNKVLAPATLNTVAAAAKIGGDIHVLVAGQGAGAVAEAAAKIAGVSKVLLADNAAYAHQLPENVAPLVAELGAGYSHILAAATSNGKNILPRVAAQLDVDQISEIISVESADTFKRPIYAGNAIATVQSNASVKVITVRATGFDPVAAEGGSAAVEAVSAAHDAGTSSFVGEELAKSDRPELTAAKIVVSGGRGMQNGDNFKHLYALADKLGAAVGASRAAVDAGFVPNDMQVGQTGKIVAPQLYIAVGISGAIQHLAGMKDSKVIVAINKDEEAPIFQVADYGLVADLFEAVPELEKLV, from the coding sequence ATGACTATCTTGGTAATCGCAGAACACGACAACAAGGTGCTGGCCCCGGCCACCCTGAACACCGTGGCTGCCGCTGCGAAAATCGGTGGCGACATTCACGTGCTGGTCGCAGGTCAGGGCGCTGGCGCCGTGGCTGAAGCCGCAGCGAAAATCGCTGGCGTGAGCAAAGTACTGCTGGCCGACAACGCCGCTTACGCGCATCAGCTGCCGGAAAACGTTGCCCCTCTGGTTGCAGAGCTGGGCGCTGGCTACAGCCACATCCTGGCTGCCGCTACTTCCAACGGCAAAAACATCCTGCCACGCGTTGCCGCGCAGCTGGACGTTGACCAGATCTCCGAGATCATCTCGGTTGAAAGCGCTGATACCTTCAAGCGCCCGATCTACGCCGGTAACGCCATTGCCACCGTGCAGTCCAACGCGTCGGTAAAAGTCATCACCGTGCGTGCTACCGGTTTCGACCCGGTGGCTGCTGAAGGGGGTTCGGCTGCCGTTGAAGCCGTCTCCGCTGCCCACGACGCCGGTACTTCCAGCTTTGTTGGTGAAGAGCTGGCCAAGTCGGATCGTCCTGAGCTGACCGCTGCCAAGATCGTCGTTTCCGGCGGGCGTGGTATGCAGAACGGTGACAACTTCAAGCACCTGTACGCCCTGGCCGACAAGCTGGGCGCTGCGGTCGGCGCTTCCCGCGCGGCCGTCGACGCAGGTTTTGTACCCAACGACATGCAGGTCGGCCAGACCGGCAAAATCGTTGCGCCACAGCTGTACATCGCCGTCGGTATCTCCGGCGCGATCCAGCACTTGGCCGGTATGAAAGACTCCAAAGTGATCGTTGCGATCAACAAGGACGAAGAAGCGCCGATCTTCCAGGTGGCTGATTACGGCCTGGTGGCAGACTTGTTCGAAGCCGTACCCGAGTTGGAGAAGCTGGTCTAA
- a CDS encoding electron transfer flavoprotein subunit beta/FixA family protein, with the protein MKVLVAVKRVVDYNVKVRVKADNSGVDLANVKMSMNPFCEIAVEEAVRLKEKGVATEIVVVSIGPTTAQEQLRTALALGADRAILVESAEELTSLAVAKLLKAVVDKEQPQLVILGKQAIDSDNNQAGQMLAALTGYGQGTFASKVEVSGDSVAVTREIDGGAQTVSLKLPAIVTTDLRLNEPRYASLPNIMKAKKKPLESLTPEALGVSTASTNKTVKVEAPAARSAGIKVKSVAELVEKLKNEAKVI; encoded by the coding sequence ATGAAGGTTCTTGTAGCTGTCAAACGCGTTGTCGATTACAACGTGAAAGTTCGCGTCAAGGCGGACAATTCCGGCGTCGACCTCGCTAACGTCAAGATGTCGATGAACCCTTTCTGCGAAATCGCTGTGGAAGAAGCCGTACGCCTGAAAGAGAAAGGCGTGGCGACTGAAATCGTCGTGGTTTCCATCGGTCCTACCACTGCCCAAGAGCAGTTGCGTACCGCCCTGGCACTGGGCGCCGACCGCGCCATCCTGGTTGAATCGGCTGAAGAGCTGACCTCCCTGGCCGTTGCCAAGTTGCTCAAAGCCGTTGTCGACAAGGAACAGCCTCAGCTGGTGATCCTCGGCAAACAAGCCATCGACAGCGACAACAACCAGGCGGGCCAGATGCTGGCTGCGCTGACCGGTTATGGCCAGGGCACTTTCGCCTCCAAAGTCGAAGTGAGCGGCGACAGCGTTGCTGTTACCCGTGAAATCGACGGCGGCGCACAGACCGTTTCGTTGAAACTGCCGGCCATCGTCACCACCGACCTGCGTTTGAACGAGCCGCGCTATGCGTCCCTGCCAAACATTATGAAAGCCAAGAAGAAGCCGCTTGAGTCGCTGACTCCAGAGGCTTTGGGCGTTTCCACCGCCTCCACCAACAAGACCGTCAAGGTTGAAGCGCCGGCTGCACGCAGCGCGGGCATCAAGGTCAAGTCGGTGGCCGAACTGGTCGAGAAACTGAAAAACGAAGCGAAGGTAATCTAA
- the araH gene encoding L-arabinose ABC transporter permease AraH — MSQIKTAKSFWPGFNQRKFLDDWVMLLAALSIFVLSALFIDNFLSPLNMRGLGLAISTVGIAACTMLFCLASGHFDLSVGSVIACAGVVAGIVIRDTDSVVLGVSAALAMGLVVGLINGIVIAKLRINALIATLATMQIVRGLAYIFSNGKAVGVMDERFFVFGNGQLMGVPVPIIITVLCFVFFGWLLNYTTYGRNTMAIGGNQEAALLAGVNVDRTKIIIFAVHGLIGALAGVILASRMTSGQPMIGQGFELTVISACVLGGVSLSGGIGMIRHVIAGVLILAIIENAMNLKNIDTFYQYVIRGSILLLAVIIDRMKQR; from the coding sequence ATGTCGCAAATAAAAACTGCAAAGAGCTTCTGGCCGGGTTTTAACCAGCGCAAGTTTCTTGATGATTGGGTGATGCTGCTCGCCGCGTTGAGCATCTTTGTGCTCAGCGCGTTGTTTATCGATAACTTCCTCTCGCCGCTGAACATGCGCGGCCTGGGCCTGGCGATTTCCACGGTGGGCATCGCTGCGTGCACCATGTTGTTCTGCCTGGCGTCGGGGCACTTCGACTTGTCGGTGGGTTCGGTGATTGCCTGCGCCGGCGTCGTGGCGGGGATTGTGATTCGTGACACCGACAGCGTGGTGCTCGGCGTGTCGGCGGCGTTGGCCATGGGCCTGGTGGTGGGGCTGATCAACGGCATTGTCATCGCCAAGCTGCGTATTAACGCCTTGATTGCCACGTTGGCGACCATGCAGATCGTGCGCGGCCTGGCCTACATCTTTTCCAACGGCAAAGCCGTTGGCGTAATGGACGAGCGCTTTTTCGTGTTCGGCAATGGCCAATTGATGGGCGTGCCGGTGCCGATCATCATCACCGTACTGTGCTTTGTGTTCTTCGGCTGGCTGCTCAACTACACCACCTACGGGCGCAACACCATGGCCATCGGCGGCAACCAGGAAGCGGCGTTGCTGGCCGGGGTGAATGTCGATCGCACCAAGATCATCATCTTTGCCGTGCACGGTTTGATCGGTGCCCTGGCTGGGGTGATCCTCGCCTCGCGCATGACCTCGGGCCAGCCGATGATCGGGCAGGGCTTTGAGCTGACGGTGATTTCCGCCTGTGTACTGGGCGGCGTGTCGCTGAGCGGCGGCATCGGCATGATCCGGCACGTGATTGCCGGGGTGCTGATTTTGGCGATCATCGAGAATGCGATGAACCTGAAGAACATCGACACCTTTTACCAGTACGTGATCCGCGGTTCGATCCTGTTGCTGGCGGTGATCATCGACCGCATGAAGCAACGCTAA
- a CDS encoding NAD(P)-dependent alcohol dehydrogenase — MYTAIGYAAQSPTTPLAPMSFERRSPRADDVAIEILYCGVCHSDIHQARNEWGIAVYPLMPGHEIIGKVTAVGASVTAHKVGDLVGVGCMVDSCRHCDACHADLEQYCLEGPTMTYATPDRVDGSNTMGGYSDSIVVSEHFVVKIPAKLDLASAAPILCAGITTYSPLKHYGVKAGDKVGVLGMGGLGHMGIKFAKAMGAEVTLFTRSASKAEEGRRQGADHVIVSTDAEQMKAAAGSFDFLLDTIPVQHDLNPYLDVLRFDGVHILVGLIEPVDPPVNAAKLVLGRKVLAGSLIGGIAETQEVLDFCAEHNITCDIEMLDIRQINEAYTRMIAGDVKYRFVIDMATLKA, encoded by the coding sequence ATGTATACCGCCATCGGTTATGCCGCCCAGTCGCCGACCACTCCCCTCGCCCCGATGTCCTTCGAGCGCCGCAGCCCGCGCGCCGATGACGTGGCCATCGAGATTCTCTACTGCGGCGTGTGCCACTCCGATATCCACCAGGCGCGCAACGAGTGGGGCATTGCCGTTTACCCGCTGATGCCGGGCCACGAGATCATCGGCAAAGTCACCGCCGTCGGCGCCAGCGTCACCGCGCACAAAGTCGGCGACCTAGTCGGCGTAGGCTGCATGGTTGATTCGTGCCGTCACTGCGACGCCTGCCACGCGGACCTGGAGCAATACTGCCTCGAAGGCCCGACCATGACCTACGCCACCCCGGACCGGGTCGACGGCAGCAACACCATGGGCGGCTACTCCGACAGCATCGTGGTCAGCGAGCACTTCGTGGTGAAAATCCCGGCCAAGCTCGACCTGGCCAGCGCCGCACCGATCCTGTGTGCCGGCATCACCACCTACTCGCCACTCAAGCACTACGGCGTGAAAGCGGGCGACAAAGTCGGCGTGCTGGGCATGGGTGGCCTGGGCCACATGGGCATCAAGTTCGCCAAGGCGATGGGCGCAGAAGTCACGCTGTTCACTCGCTCCGCGAGCAAGGCTGAAGAAGGCCGTCGCCAGGGTGCCGATCACGTGATCGTGTCCACCGACGCCGAGCAAATGAAAGCCGCTGCCGGCAGCTTCGACTTCCTGCTCGACACCATTCCCGTGCAGCACGACCTGAACCCCTACCTGGACGTGCTGCGCTTTGACGGCGTGCACATTCTGGTCGGCCTGATCGAACCGGTCGATCCGCCGGTCAACGCCGCCAAGCTGGTGTTGGGCCGTAAAGTGCTGGCCGGTTCGTTGATCGGCGGTATTGCCGAAACCCAGGAAGTCCTGGATTTCTGCGCCGAGCACAACATCACCTGCGACATCGAAATGCTCGACATCCGCCAGATCAATGAGGCTTACACCCGCATGATCGCCGGTGATGTGAAATACCGCTTTGTCATCGACATGGCGACCTTGAAGGCCTGA
- a CDS encoding AraC family transcriptional regulator: protein MLLTRHLDANATLVALIKGLTPCDGFSPTNLPGVQVLRASCDVARGPQIYEPSLMIVAQGSKVAYLGPRTLEYGAGHYLIQAMPVPFECETFALPNAPLYGVTVGIDRVVLGELVMAMGIQAGPPPAAQTLESMSSVVLDDAMRGCVERLLQCLHDPLESRIMGPARVRELLFTALRGPQADVLRALVEQQGQFSRIATSLNHLHAHYAEPLNIETLAGYAHMSASTFHEHFKRCTLLSPVQYLKRLRLLKAQQLLLVEGMGVAQAAHNVGYQSTSQFSREYKRYFLRNPGEERAA, encoded by the coding sequence ATGTTGTTGACCCGCCATCTCGACGCCAACGCCACGTTGGTGGCCTTGATAAAAGGGCTTACGCCCTGCGACGGATTTTCGCCGACGAACCTTCCCGGCGTGCAGGTCTTGCGCGCCAGTTGCGACGTGGCGCGCGGCCCGCAGATCTACGAGCCGAGCCTGATGATCGTCGCCCAGGGCAGCAAGGTCGCCTACCTGGGCCCGCGTACGCTGGAGTATGGCGCCGGGCATTATTTGATCCAGGCGATGCCGGTGCCGTTTGAATGCGAGACCTTTGCCCTGCCGAACGCGCCGTTGTATGGCGTGACGGTGGGTATTGATCGGGTGGTGCTGGGCGAGTTGGTCATGGCCATGGGCATTCAGGCCGGGCCGCCGCCGGCAGCGCAGACGCTGGAATCGATGAGTTCGGTGGTGCTCGATGATGCGATGCGTGGGTGCGTCGAGCGGCTGTTGCAGTGCCTGCACGATCCGCTGGAAAGCCGGATCATGGGCCCGGCGCGGGTGCGCGAATTGTTGTTCACCGCGTTGCGTGGGCCGCAGGCCGATGTGTTGCGGGCGTTGGTGGAGCAGCAGGGGCAGTTTTCGCGCATCGCCACGTCGTTGAATCACCTGCATGCCCATTACGCCGAGCCGCTGAATATCGAGACGTTGGCAGGTTATGCGCACATGAGCGCGTCGACGTTTCACGAGCATTTCAAGCGCTGTACGTTGTTGTCGCCGGTGCAGTATTTGAAGCGGTTGCGGTTGCTCAAGGCGCAGCAGTTGCTGCTGGTGGAGGGCATGGGTGTGGCGCAGGCGGCACACAATGTGGGGTATCAGAGTACGTCGCAGTTCAGTCGCGAATATAAGCGCTATTTTCTGCGCAACCCCGGTGAAGAGCGGGCTGCATAA